In a genomic window of Streptomyces katrae:
- the mnmA gene encoding tRNA 2-thiouridine(34) synthase MnmA, producing MTENLPRTARPLRVLAAMSGGVDSAVAAARAVEAGHDVTGVHLALSANPQSFRTGARGCCTIEDSRDARRAADVIGIPFYCWDLAERFREDVVEDFVAEYEAGRTPNPCLRCNEKIKFAALLDKALALGFDAVCTGHYATIVEKEDGTREMHRASDLAKDQSYVLGVLDEKQLAHALFPLGDTVTTKDEIRAEAERRGLAVAKKPDSHDICFIADGDTQGFLAKRLGKAEGDIVDEATGQKVGTHDGAYGFTIGQRKGLRIGHPAPDGKPRYVLDISPVNNTVTVGPAEALDVTALTAIRPRWCGATEAAAGTYTAQLRAHGGETEVFAEVVDGELRVRFTEPVRGVAPGQAIVLYDGTRVVGSATIATTTRATTAASASA from the coding sequence ATGACTGAGAACCTGCCGCGCACAGCCCGCCCCCTCCGCGTCCTCGCCGCCATGTCCGGCGGCGTGGACTCCGCCGTCGCCGCCGCGCGCGCGGTCGAGGCCGGGCACGACGTCACGGGCGTCCACCTGGCGCTCTCCGCGAACCCGCAGTCCTTCCGGACCGGCGCCCGCGGCTGCTGCACCATCGAGGACTCGCGCGACGCCCGCCGCGCCGCCGACGTCATCGGCATCCCCTTCTACTGCTGGGACCTCGCCGAGCGCTTCCGCGAGGACGTCGTCGAGGACTTCGTCGCCGAGTACGAGGCCGGGCGCACCCCGAACCCGTGCCTGCGCTGCAACGAGAAGATCAAGTTCGCGGCCCTCCTCGACAAGGCCCTCGCCCTCGGCTTCGACGCCGTGTGCACCGGCCACTACGCGACCATCGTGGAGAAGGAGGACGGCACGCGCGAGATGCACCGTGCCTCCGACCTTGCCAAGGACCAGTCCTACGTCCTCGGCGTCCTCGACGAGAAGCAGCTGGCCCACGCCCTCTTCCCGCTCGGCGACACCGTCACCACCAAGGACGAGATCCGTGCCGAGGCCGAGCGCCGCGGCCTGGCCGTGGCGAAGAAGCCCGACAGCCACGACATCTGCTTCATCGCCGACGGAGACACCCAGGGCTTCCTCGCCAAGCGCCTCGGCAAGGCCGAGGGGGACATCGTCGACGAGGCGACCGGCCAGAAGGTCGGCACCCACGACGGGGCCTACGGCTTCACCATCGGCCAGCGCAAGGGCCTGCGCATCGGCCACCCGGCCCCCGACGGCAAGCCCCGCTACGTCCTCGACATCTCCCCGGTGAACAACACCGTCACCGTCGGCCCCGCCGAGGCCCTCGACGTCACCGCGCTCACCGCGATCCGCCCCCGCTGGTGCGGCGCCACCGAGGCCGCCGCGGGCACCTACACCGCCCAGCTGCGCGCCCACGGCGGCGAGACCGAGGTCTTCGCCGAGGTCGTGGACGGCGAGCTGCGCGTCCGCTTCACCGAGCCGGTCCGCGGCGTGGCCCCCGGCCAGGCGATCGTGCTCTACGACGGCACCCGCGTGGTCGGCTCCGCCACCATCGCCACCACCACCCGGGCCACGACCGCAGCCTCCGCCTCCGCCTGA
- a CDS encoding GlxA family transcriptional regulator: MESSTPARHRIAVLALEGVPPFELGIPSRVFGNAFDNAGQPLYEITVCTADGQPVASDAGFTVGVAAGPEALAAADTVIIPPTHAMDELAHGAPLPQALVDALAAIRPGTRLVSICTGSYVLAAAGLLDGRPATTHWLHAPEFQRAFPRVRLDDEVLFVDDGDVLTSAGVAAGVDLCLYLVRQDHGTAVANRAARLCVVPPWRDGGQAQYIDRPVPAPTVATTTATRAWALERLAEPVTLAELAAHARMSLRTFTRRFRDEVGMTPVQWLTGQRLEVARQLLESSDLPVDLVAHRAGFGTANSLRQHMRTALGVSPVAYRRTFRPAAPAGRPG, translated from the coding sequence ATGGAGAGCAGCACGCCCGCACGGCACCGGATCGCGGTCCTCGCCCTGGAGGGCGTCCCGCCCTTCGAGCTCGGCATCCCCTCACGGGTCTTCGGCAACGCCTTCGACAACGCCGGGCAGCCGCTCTACGAGATCACCGTCTGCACCGCCGACGGGCAGCCCGTCGCCAGCGACGCGGGCTTCACCGTGGGCGTCGCGGCCGGCCCGGAAGCCCTCGCCGCCGCCGACACCGTGATCATCCCGCCCACCCACGCCATGGACGAGCTCGCGCACGGCGCCCCGCTCCCGCAGGCCCTGGTGGACGCCCTCGCCGCCATCCGGCCCGGCACCCGCCTGGTGTCCATCTGCACGGGCTCCTACGTCCTCGCCGCCGCCGGACTCCTCGACGGCCGCCCCGCCACCACCCACTGGCTGCACGCCCCCGAGTTCCAGCGGGCCTTCCCGCGCGTCCGGCTGGACGACGAAGTGCTCTTCGTCGACGACGGCGACGTCCTCACCTCCGCCGGAGTCGCCGCGGGCGTGGACCTCTGCCTCTACCTGGTCCGCCAGGACCACGGCACCGCCGTCGCCAACCGCGCCGCCCGGCTGTGCGTCGTACCGCCCTGGCGCGACGGCGGGCAGGCCCAGTACATCGACCGCCCCGTCCCCGCCCCCACGGTCGCCACCACCACCGCCACCCGCGCCTGGGCCCTGGAACGGCTCGCCGAGCCGGTCACCCTCGCCGAGCTCGCCGCCCACGCCCGGATGAGCCTGCGCACCTTCACCCGGCGCTTCCGCGACGAGGTCGGCATGACCCCCGTCCAGTGGCTCACCGGCCAGCGCCTGGAGGTCGCCCGCCAGCTGCTGGAGTCCAGCGACCTGCCCGTCGACCTGGTCGCGCACCGGGCGGGCTTCGGCACCGCCAACTCCCTGCGCCAGCACATGCGCACGGCCCTCGGCGTCTCTCCTGTCGCCTACCGCAGGACCTTCCGGCCCGCCGCCCCGGCCGGCCGGCCCGGATGA
- a CDS encoding NADP-dependent oxidoreductase codes for MRAVVVSRWGGPEVLTATETDRPEPQPGEILVRVHAAGVNPVDWKTRESGGLITWGPVPAVGWDVSGTVEAVGGGVTLFRPGDEVFGMPRFPHQAGAYAEYVTAPARQFVWKPKGINHVGAAALPLAALTAWQALVDTARVGAGQRVLVHAAAGGVGHLAVQIAKARGAYVIGTASAGKHGLLRELGADELIDYRTTDFTEAVSDVDVVIDSIGGDYGHRSLKVLKPGGHLVTLPSPDDVPADAQGVHTGWTLVEPDYRGLVQIAALVEEGKLRPVIDTVLPLEEAARAHELGERGRTTGKIVLTVV; via the coding sequence ATGCGTGCCGTCGTCGTCAGCCGGTGGGGCGGACCCGAGGTGCTCACCGCGACCGAGACCGACCGGCCGGAACCCCAGCCGGGCGAGATCCTGGTGCGGGTCCACGCGGCCGGGGTCAACCCGGTGGACTGGAAGACCCGCGAGAGCGGCGGGCTCATCACCTGGGGCCCCGTCCCGGCGGTGGGCTGGGACGTGTCCGGGACCGTCGAGGCGGTGGGCGGCGGGGTCACCCTCTTCCGCCCGGGCGACGAGGTCTTCGGCATGCCCCGCTTCCCCCACCAGGCGGGCGCGTACGCCGAGTACGTGACCGCCCCGGCCCGGCAGTTCGTCTGGAAGCCGAAGGGCATCAACCACGTCGGCGCGGCCGCCCTGCCGCTCGCGGCGCTGACGGCCTGGCAGGCGCTGGTGGACACCGCCCGCGTCGGGGCCGGACAGCGGGTGCTGGTGCACGCCGCGGCCGGCGGGGTCGGGCACCTGGCCGTGCAGATCGCCAAGGCGCGCGGGGCGTACGTGATCGGCACCGCGAGCGCGGGCAAGCACGGGCTGCTGCGCGAGCTGGGCGCCGACGAGCTGATCGACTACCGGACCACGGACTTCACCGAGGCGGTGTCGGACGTGGACGTGGTGATCGACTCGATCGGCGGGGACTACGGGCACCGCTCGCTGAAGGTCCTCAAGCCCGGCGGGCACCTGGTCACCCTGCCCTCGCCCGACGACGTCCCTGCGGACGCGCAGGGCGTCCACACCGGCTGGACGCTGGTGGAGCCCGACTACCGGGGCCTGGTCCAGATCGCCGCACTGGTCGAGGAGGGGAAGCTGCGGCCCGTCATCGACACGGTCCTCCCGCTGGAGGAGGCCGCCCGCGCCCACGAGCTCGGCGAGCGGGGCCGGACCACCGGCAAGATCGTCCTGACGGTGGTCTGA
- a CDS encoding DUF1330 domain-containing protein, giving the protein MTAYAIGHIRPETMNEEILRYIETIQATMDPFEGRFLVHGNPVEVLEGSFPGDLVIIAFPDIERARAWYASPAYQEILPLRTRHISADILLVEGVPAGYDATKTAAALRESAGL; this is encoded by the coding sequence ATGACTGCCTACGCCATCGGCCACATACGTCCCGAGACGATGAACGAGGAGATCCTCCGCTACATCGAGACCATCCAGGCCACGATGGACCCCTTCGAGGGCCGCTTCCTCGTCCACGGCAACCCGGTCGAGGTCCTGGAGGGCTCCTTCCCCGGCGACCTCGTGATCATCGCCTTCCCGGACATCGAGCGCGCCCGCGCCTGGTACGCGTCCCCCGCCTACCAGGAGATCCTGCCCCTGCGCACCCGCCACATCAGCGCCGACATCCTCCTGGTCGAGGGCGTCCCGGCGGGCTACGACGCCACGAAGACGGCCGCGGCCCTCCGCGAGTCCGCCGGGCTCTGA